A stretch of Brienomyrus brachyistius isolate T26 unplaced genomic scaffold, BBRACH_0.4 scaffold84, whole genome shotgun sequence DNA encodes these proteins:
- the LOC125727010 gene encoding uncharacterized protein LOC125727010: MTDHNKAAYISEEEYFRLGEQVAYWRSQPGITEDRPAWSLVRWCERTLGELALDLEARLAEGLRRGLQRIAQLRTQRSVAPCERGPVLPPSALADVAPPPAATKSRRRRRKEPAIAPTIALRACALIPAALPEEDREVSPIARKVPSSAKLSPQAAFPVRRAPVLATPSERPPLPADPAPRPVTVMMYMIEMEIQKVQGRSEAGADHRKHMAQGSVPP, translated from the exons atgacagaccacaacaaGGCTGCTTACATCTCCGAGGAGGAGTACTTCCGCCTCGGAGAACAGGTAGCGTACTGGAGATCCCAACCCGGTATCACTGAGGATCGTCCAGCGTGGAGCCTTGTCCGCTGGTGTGAGAGGACCCTCGGGGAGCTAGCCCTCGACCTGGAAGCCCGCTTGGCCGAGGGGCTGCGCAGGGGTCTCCAGCGGATAGCTCAGCTCCGGACCCAGCGCTCAGTCGCTCCCTGCGAGCGGGGACCCGTCCTTCCGCCGTCCGCATTGGCGGACGTAGCTCCACCTCCCGCCGCTACCAAAAGCCGGAGGAGGAGACGGAAGGAACCGGcgatcgccccgacgatcgccTTGAGGGCATGTGCCCTCATCCCGGCGGCCCTCCCGGAGGAGGATCGGGAGGTCTCCCCAATCGCCCGGAAGGTCCCTAGCTCTGCTAAGCTGTCTCCCCAGGCAGCTTTTCCTGTCCGGAGAGCACCGGTCCTGGCTACGCCGTCTGAACGGCCAccgttgccggcggaccccgctccc cgtcccgtgacagtCATGATGTACATGATTGAGATGgagatccagaaagtacaggGTCGTAGTGAAGCTGGAGCcgaccacaggaagcacatggcacAAG GATCCGTGCCTCCTTAA